In Choloepus didactylus isolate mChoDid1 chromosome 6, mChoDid1.pri, whole genome shotgun sequence, one DNA window encodes the following:
- the LOC119536709 gene encoding olfactory receptor 5L1-like, with translation MEKGNCSTVSEFILLGLSDLPELSVFLSLVFLLIYGVTVMGNLGMIAVIQVSSQLHTPMYFFLSHLSLVDFCYSTIIVPKMLTNNISKDKAISFLGCMVQFYLFCTFVVTEVILLAVMAYDRFVAICYPLLYLVIMSQKLCMGLIAVCYLCGVVCSLIHMCLALELLSYRSNVINHFFCDLPPLLSLACSDVSMNELVLYIVTTFNEVTTIVIIITSYLLILITILRMRSAEGRRKAFSTCASHLTAIIVFHGTILFIYCRPSSDYSLETDKVTTVFYTVVIPMLNPLIYSLRNKDVKGALRKMVGFKLLFQGLIP, from the coding sequence ATGGAGAAGGGAAACTGCAGCACTGTGTCAGAGTTCATCCTCCTGGGATTATCAGACCTCCCTGAGCTGAGTGTCTtcctctccctggtgttcctgctCATCTATGGAGTCACAGTGATGGGCAACCTGGGTATGATCGCAGTGATCCAGGTCAGCTCTcagcttcacacccccatgtactttttccttagCCACTTGTCCCTTGTAGATTTCTGTTACTCCACTATCATTGTGCCTAAGATGCTGACCAATAACATAAGCAAAGACAAAGCCATTTCCTTCCTGGGTTGCATGGTTCAGttctatttattttgtacttttgtaGTCACTGAGGTCATCCTGCtggctgtgatggcctatgaTCGTTTTGTGGCCATCTGTTACCCACTGCTGTACCTGGTTATCATGTCCCAGAAGCTCTGTATGGGACTGATAGCTGTCTGCTATCTCTGTGGAGTAGTGTGTTCTCTGATTCACATGTGCTTAGCTCTTGAGCTCCTGTCTTATAGATCAAATGTGATAaaccacttcttctgtgattTACCCCCTCTCTTATCTCTTGCCTGCTCTGATGTGTCTATGAATGAACTGGTATTGTACATTGTGACCACTTTCAATGAGGTCACCACCATTGTGATCATCATCACCTCCTATTTGCTTATTCTCATCACTATCCTGAGAATGCGCTCTGCAGAGGGAAGGCGCAAAGCCTTTtccacctgtgcctcccaccTTACAGCCATCATTGTCTTCCATGGAACGATCCTTTTCATTTATTGCAGACCCAGTTCTGACTACAGTCTGGAAACTGATAAAGTAACCACTGTGTTCTATACTGTAGTGATTCCCATGCTGAACCCCCTCATCTATAGCCTGAGGAACAAGGACGTGAAGGGAGCACTCAGGAAAATGGTGGGATTCAAACTACTTTTTCAAGGATTGATTCCTTAG